TTGAACAGGCCATGGCGGAACTGGATTACGTGCCCAATCTTTCTGCGCGCGGACTGCGGAATGGCCGCTCCGGGGTTATTGCCCTCGCTTTGCCGGACCTGGCAACACCGTACTCGGCGGAGGTGGCCCACCATATTGTGGAGGTGGCCCATGAGCAGGGCTGGATTGTCCAGATCGAGGAAACGGGCTCGGACCCTGACCGCGAGCAGGAGCTGATGACGCGGGCACGCTCCAACCTGATCGACGGATTGATCCTCAACCCCGTGGTGTTGGATGAGAGTGCGGTCAAGGTTGGAGTTGCTCTGCCTCCAGTGGTTCTTCTGGGCGAGGTGACGCAGCAGCTGGCCGATCGGGTCTTTGTCAACAGCCTGACGGCGGCCCGGGACATGACGCTGGCACTGGCCAAGCCCGGGCGGAGGCGCATTGCGGTCCTTGGAACCACCCAGGGACGAGGATCTGCGGCAGCCATCCAGCGTACCCAGGGGTATGAGGCCGCTTTGGACATCCTCGGTATCCCCAAAGATGAGTCACTGCTGATTCCTTGCGAAAAGTGGACGCCCGAAACGGCCGCCAAAGCCCTGGACGCCTACCTGGATCAGCACCCTGTTCCAGAAGCTCTCTTCTGCTTCACCGACTCCATGGCGATTGGTGCCCTGAGCGTGCTCTGGAAGAGGGGCTTGCGGATACCCGAAGATATCGCCGTTGCGGGTTTCGATGACATTGCCGATGGCCGCTACGCCGTCCCTTCGCTGACTACGGTTTCCTTTGATAAGCGAACCATTGCCAGCGAAGCCCTGCGTCTGCTGACGGAGCGCATGGGGGACAGGACCCATGGGCAGCGGGTTGTCAGTGTGGATTACAGCATTGTGGAGCGGGGCAGCAGCAAGGCCTGAAACGAGAGCCGTCCACTAAATTGTGTGCGCTAACAATTTTCTCTTGCCCCGCTCATTACATCGATGTAATGTGAGACCTGCGTCACCCCGGGCCACCATATACCCGAGTGTGGAGACGCGCCGGAGCCGGACTTCAAGCGGTGCAGCAGCTATGCAGCGCAGCAGCAACAACGCAGCAACAACGCAGTAACACCGCAGTGCAGCAGTGACCTTTCAGCGGACCCATCCAAAGGAGTGACGGGTGAAGCAGTTTGAATCTTTGACCGGGAAACAGTTGTCCCGGAGACAGTTACTAACAGGATCGGCCCTCCTTGGCGGGGGACTCCTGGCAACAGGCCTCACCGGTTGCGGAGGGGCAGCCCAGGCCGCCGCAGTGCAGGACATCGGGTTCTGGCACCTCCTCTCCGGCGGTGACGGCATCAAGATGCAGGCCATGATCAACGCGGCCAACCAGGCCAATCCCGGTTTCAAGGTGCACCCCACAGTGCTGGCCTGGGGGCCGCCGTACTACACCAAGTTGGCCATGGCATCGGCAGGAGGCCGCCCGCCCGAGGTGGCCATCATGCACGCCAGCAGGGTACCCGGCTACGCCCCGGGCGGACTCATCGATCCGTGGGACCTGGACCTTCTTGCCGAGAACGGCGTGACGGCATCCGACTTCGCTCCCAGAATCTGGGAGAAGAGCCAGCATGGCGGCAAGGTCTTCTCCATTGCCCTGGACTCGCACCCGTTCGTCATGTTCTACAACACGGACGTAGCAGCCAAAGCGGGCGTCCTGGGCGGCAACGGGCAGCTCCAGGAGGTGAGCTCGCCGGACGAGTTCAAGGCAATGGCCCTGGAAATGCAGAAAGTGACCAAGGCCCACGGCCTGTCCTTCGGCTATCTGGGCAGTGGATCGCAGATGTGGCGCTTGTTCTACACCCTCTACAAGCAGCACGGCGTGGACATGGAACTGACGCCGGGCCAGCCTATGAAGGTGGACCGGGACGCGGCCATAGAGTCGCTGGAATTCATGGCTTCCCTGTTTGACGACACCATCGCAGCCCAGGCCGGTGACATCAGTACCGGTATCGCCGAGTTCGCCCGCGGCGGTTCCGGGATGCTGTTCAGCGGTGTTTGGGAACTGCCCACCATGAAGAAGGCCGGCATTCCCGTTGACGCGGCCACCATTCCCACGCTGTACGGGACACCGGCCTCTTACGCGGACTCGCACTCGTTCGTCCTGCCACGGCAACTCAACGTCAACGAGGACAAGCGCCGGGACGTCTACAAGTTTGTCACCGACGTCCTGAAGGGATCGCTGTCCTGGGCAGAAGCCGGACACATCCCCGGGTACCAGCCCGTGGTCCAATCACAGGCGTACCGCGAACTCACCCCGCAGATTCACTATGCCAACGCGGCGGACATCATCGCCTACGATCCCGAGGCCTGGTTCAGTGGCTCCGGCTCGGACTGGCAGACCTACTTCGCGGAGAACGTGCAGAACGTCCTCTTGGGCAGGGACAAGGCCTCCGCCGGATGGGATGCCTTCGAACAGCGCACCAACACCCTCCTCTCCCGTCCCAACCCGGTCTAACCGGCCCACGTACCGAGCGACCAAAGGAGTTCTTGAATGAGTACCTCTACGCTGTCCCGGCCGAGGCCGGAGAGTCTGCGCAAACCCGGGAGCCGCACCCGCAGCAACCTGAGCGGCTGGGGATTTGCCGCCCCGTTCCTGGTGTTCTTCCTCGTTTTCCTCGTCTGGCCCATCCTCTACGGCTTCTACATGAGCCTCACGGGCAAGTCCCTGACCGGGGCCAACGACAGCCTGATCGGTTTCGCCAACTACGCCGAGGCCTTGGCCGACGCAGACATGTGGCGGTCCTTGGGCAACACCCTCTACTTCACGGTGATCAGCACCGTGCCCCTGGTCCTCGTAGCCCTGGTCATGGCAGCCCTGCTCAACGTGGGACTCCCGGCCCAATGGCTGTGGCGGCTCTCCTACTTTGCGCCCTACCTGCTGGCTTCCACCGTGGTTTCGCTGTTCTTCACCTGGATGTACAACCCGCAGCTCGGCCTGATCAACGAGTTCCTCACCGGCATCGGTCTTCCTCGGGTTGCCTGGCTGAATGACCCCAACGTGGCCATGTGGGCAATTGTCATCGCCACCCTCTGGTGGACGGTGGGCTTCAATTTCCTGCTCTACCTGGCCGCCATGCAAAACATCCCCGCCCAGCACTACGAGGCAGCCTCCCTGGACGGCGCCGGGGCCTGGCGCCAGTTCTTCTCCATCACGCTGCCACAGCTCACCCCCACCACCGTGATGATCGTGCTCCTCCAGATCCTGGCGTCACTGAAGATCTTCGACCAGGTCTATCAAATGACCGCAGGAGGGCCGGCAGGATCCACCCGCCCCGTGGTGCAGTACATCTTTGAAACAGGGTTCACCGGCTACCGGCTGGGCTACTCCGCAGCCATCTCCTACATCTTCTTCGGACTGATCGTGGTTGTTTCTGTCATGCAGTTCGTCATCACCCGCCGCAGGAGTGCATAACCATGACAACCCCTACCTTGACCCGTCCCGCGCCCAGCACCACCACCACTAACAGCCCGAAGATCCGCCAACCCCGCAAGAAGCTGACGGTGGGCAGGATTGCGGCCATCGTGGTCGCCGCATTCATTGCCGTACTGTGGCTGATCCCGTTCGCCTGGGCCACAGCGACCGCTTTCAAGACCGAGACGGATGCCGCAGCGCCGGACGTCACCTGGCTGCCGCCGTCGGGCTTCACTCCTGAAGCGTTCGTCAAGGTGTTCCAAGACGGCAACATCCCGCTCTGGACGTGGAATTCGCTCTACACCTCGGCGGCCATCACGGCCATCACCCTGGTGATCTCGGCACTGGTGGCCTACGCGCTCTCGAGGATCGACTTCAAGGGCAAAAAGGTGTTGATGACCGTGATCATCGCGTCCATCATCATCCCGCCGCCCGTGCTGATCATCCCGCTGTTCTACCAAATGCTGGCGCTGAACCTGATCGATACCTCGTGGGCCATCATCCTGCCTCAGGTCATCCACCCAGCCATGGTGTTCGTACTGAAGAAGTTCTTCGACCAGATCCCGCGCGAGCTTGAGGAAGCGGCCGTGATGGACGGCGCCAGCCGCTTGCGGATCTTCACTCAAATCATCCTGCCGCTGTCCCGGCCCATCCTGGCCGCCGTCGCGATCTTCGTGTTCATCGGCGCGTGGAACAACTTCCTGTGGCCGTTCATCGCCACCAACGACGGCAACCTGCTGACCCTCCCGGTCGGCTTGCAAACCATCAAGAGCGCCTACGGCATCCAGTACGCGCAGAACATGGCTTCCGCGCTGCTGGCCGCGCTGCCGCTGATTGTGGTCTTCCTCTTCTTCCAGCGCCAAATCATCAAAGGCGTTGCGACGACGGGACTCGCCGGAACCTGACCCGGCACCTTTTTGACAACCAAAGATTCAGAACCACAACCAAGGAGATCCATGTCCCGCGCACGCATCACCCTCGACCGCGACTTCACCATTGGCGAGGTACCCCGACGACTCTTCGGCTCCTTCGTGGAGCACATGGGCCGTTGCGTCTACACCGGCATCTATGAGCCCGGGCACCCCGAGGCTGACGAGAACGGCTTCCGCCAGGACGTCATGAAGCTGGTCAAGGAACTCGGCGCCACCGTCATCCGCTACCCCGGCGGCAACTTCGTCTCCGGCTACAACTGGGAAGACGGGATCGGCCCGAAGGAGAACAGGCCGCGCAGGCTCGACGGCGCCTGGCACACCGTAGAGACCAACGCGTTTGGCCTGCACGAGTTTGTGGACTGGTCCAAGCAGGCCGGCACGGAAATCATGGAAGCCATCAACCTTGGCACCAGGGGAGTGGACGCAGCCCGCGAGA
Above is a genomic segment from Arthrobacter sp. YN containing:
- a CDS encoding LacI family DNA-binding transcriptional regulator; its protein translation is MRATVKDVARRAGVSPKTVSNVMNGVVPVSAPTRLRVEQAMAELDYVPNLSARGLRNGRSGVIALALPDLATPYSAEVAHHIVEVAHEQGWIVQIEETGSDPDREQELMTRARSNLIDGLILNPVVLDESAVKVGVALPPVVLLGEVTQQLADRVFVNSLTAARDMTLALAKPGRRRIAVLGTTQGRGSAAAIQRTQGYEAALDILGIPKDESLLIPCEKWTPETAAKALDAYLDQHPVPEALFCFTDSMAIGALSVLWKRGLRIPEDIAVAGFDDIADGRYAVPSLTTVSFDKRTIASEALRLLTERMGDRTHGQRVVSVDYSIVERGSSKA
- a CDS encoding extracellular solute-binding protein, with amino-acid sequence MKQFESLTGKQLSRRQLLTGSALLGGGLLATGLTGCGGAAQAAAVQDIGFWHLLSGGDGIKMQAMINAANQANPGFKVHPTVLAWGPPYYTKLAMASAGGRPPEVAIMHASRVPGYAPGGLIDPWDLDLLAENGVTASDFAPRIWEKSQHGGKVFSIALDSHPFVMFYNTDVAAKAGVLGGNGQLQEVSSPDEFKAMALEMQKVTKAHGLSFGYLGSGSQMWRLFYTLYKQHGVDMELTPGQPMKVDRDAAIESLEFMASLFDDTIAAQAGDISTGIAEFARGGSGMLFSGVWELPTMKKAGIPVDAATIPTLYGTPASYADSHSFVLPRQLNVNEDKRRDVYKFVTDVLKGSLSWAEAGHIPGYQPVVQSQAYRELTPQIHYANAADIIAYDPEAWFSGSGSDWQTYFAENVQNVLLGRDKASAGWDAFEQRTNTLLSRPNPV
- a CDS encoding carbohydrate ABC transporter permease; amino-acid sequence: MSTSTLSRPRPESLRKPGSRTRSNLSGWGFAAPFLVFFLVFLVWPILYGFYMSLTGKSLTGANDSLIGFANYAEALADADMWRSLGNTLYFTVISTVPLVLVALVMAALLNVGLPAQWLWRLSYFAPYLLASTVVSLFFTWMYNPQLGLINEFLTGIGLPRVAWLNDPNVAMWAIVIATLWWTVGFNFLLYLAAMQNIPAQHYEAASLDGAGAWRQFFSITLPQLTPTTVMIVLLQILASLKIFDQVYQMTAGGPAGSTRPVVQYIFETGFTGYRLGYSAAISYIFFGLIVVVSVMQFVITRRRSA
- a CDS encoding carbohydrate ABC transporter permease encodes the protein MTTPTLTRPAPSTTTTNSPKIRQPRKKLTVGRIAAIVVAAFIAVLWLIPFAWATATAFKTETDAAAPDVTWLPPSGFTPEAFVKVFQDGNIPLWTWNSLYTSAAITAITLVISALVAYALSRIDFKGKKVLMTVIIASIIIPPPVLIIPLFYQMLALNLIDTSWAIILPQVIHPAMVFVLKKFFDQIPRELEEAAVMDGASRLRIFTQIILPLSRPILAAVAIFVFIGAWNNFLWPFIATNDGNLLTLPVGLQTIKSAYGIQYAQNMASALLAALPLIVVFLFFQRQIIKGVATTGLAGT